In the genome of Photobacterium sp. TY1-4, one region contains:
- a CDS encoding helix-turn-helix domain-containing protein codes for MSTIKAKVPAFEYLKGKEFTEKLKEVTNCATYDLLADYFGVPRSTFFTWHTHNRTGFELIIREHLKSGASVRYLALGEGKPFEDKAAPAEGLQTYRLVDGALIEAGRVSLDLSTLDRFGLKPSITKVIEDDSGIYYLNTESVDPVAGDYLIDIDGRLSINYLQRLPGKKLAIAFGNSTIEVSEEDIKVVGRVAMEMRKK; via the coding sequence ATGAGCACAATCAAAGCTAAAGTACCCGCATTTGAGTATTTGAAGGGAAAGGAATTCACGGAAAAACTCAAAGAAGTAACAAACTGCGCTACTTACGACCTGCTTGCCGATTATTTTGGTGTACCAAGATCTACGTTCTTTACTTGGCACACTCACAACCGCACAGGCTTTGAGCTGATCATTCGTGAACACCTTAAGTCAGGCGCTTCAGTAAGATACTTAGCTTTAGGGGAAGGGAAGCCTTTCGAAGACAAAGCAGCCCCTGCTGAAGGGCTGCAAACCTACCGTCTGGTTGACGGTGCGTTGATTGAAGCTGGCAGGGTCTCGTTGGATCTGAGCACACTGGACCGATTCGGCCTAAAGCCATCAATCACCAAAGTGATTGAAGATGATTCAGGGATTTACTACTTAAACACTGAATCAGTTGATCCAGTAGCTGGCGATTACCTCATTGATATCGACGGACGCCTATCGATCAACTATCTACAGCGCTTACCGGGCAAGAAGTTAGCAATTGCGTTTGGGAACTCAACCATTGAAGTGTCAGAGGAAGACATCAAAGTGGTTGGCCGTGTGGCTATGGAGATGAGGAAGAAATGA
- a CDS encoding replication endonuclease has protein sequence MSLSTFTTAQKRAASRACQAWGEMHVFPQLPKIVEVSPESQSFDREPEGMTVTERKLYEVNPADHAWRRQFFAGLPDYLARYFGKRYVSIFNSKGRSDANTFLRERMGGELQRRIRLVMEQYNRLPTWNKVKSMSDNADQSDFDDEQPFGQYSLNLEAVKPKRANNQILAELERDELKEMAFLISRIMKTKVKELSDNLDESQPYPVRIIDAYQQVAVLGWQFGIRPPVKKKRIQPEDAECGLLQLQCEKWWLRRLVKSRNIMREHLAIAMGQVSKRASAYCSFDCLNEYQAQQKRNWEAIENMVLFDEETGEEAEMKDMVLKSVANPAIRRHELMTRTRGFEDIADAMGLSGLFLTLTTPAKYHNSYKKGGFIPHWNGASPRRAQANLNNTWARIRAKLDRDGIRWFGIRTAEPHHDGTPHWHILLWLKEEDVAAAREIFIDYAIAEDRAELLPRKTKNHEYVGPLDYRPRCDVKYIDPELGSATGYIAKYISKNIDGYAMDGEKDDETGEDIKETAKHVTAWKSRWNIRQFQFFGGAPVTTYRELRRYANLDKAKFMDYCMQLTRKELNRIYEDMTADLHGPRLPANRMSGKALLTRIGNGYQPKVQNHDGSISETMQSADAGNWQGYVMGQGGPFVARESLLIRNVYEVTPYGSPYGEAVSKIQGFQAAGEVVKTRLRTWTIMKKSELTEEAEAGALALSGSSAASRSSVNNCTQSDPVSEKGTLEDAVSRIVDIRALGDAVPAGIEDRTFDVLLRGGNVAVGDGRSIKLRGGELDENGNRRPMRLIEFEHEPDDLNWLNFEGWPEDMETAAPAETSTTHQQPQLSPIPEPDWEDDGYPLI, from the coding sequence ATGAGCCTTTCAACCTTCACCACGGCGCAAAAACGTGCAGCCTCCCGAGCTTGTCAGGCTTGGGGGGAAATGCACGTTTTTCCGCAACTGCCAAAGATTGTCGAAGTCTCGCCAGAGTCGCAATCATTCGATCGCGAACCGGAGGGCATGACGGTAACCGAGCGCAAGCTCTATGAAGTGAACCCGGCAGACCATGCATGGCGTCGTCAGTTTTTTGCGGGCCTGCCGGATTACCTTGCCCGCTATTTCGGCAAGCGCTACGTGTCCATTTTCAACAGCAAAGGGCGCAGCGATGCCAATACCTTCCTACGTGAACGCATGGGCGGTGAGCTTCAGCGCCGAATCCGTCTGGTGATGGAGCAATATAACCGCCTGCCAACCTGGAACAAGGTCAAATCGATGAGCGACAACGCTGATCAATCTGACTTTGATGATGAGCAACCATTCGGCCAGTATTCGCTGAATCTGGAAGCCGTAAAGCCGAAGCGAGCCAATAACCAGATACTCGCAGAGCTGGAACGGGATGAGCTGAAGGAAATGGCTTTTCTGATCTCCCGCATCATGAAAACCAAGGTGAAAGAGCTGAGCGATAATCTCGACGAAAGCCAGCCATATCCTGTCAGAATTATTGATGCTTACCAGCAAGTGGCCGTTTTAGGCTGGCAGTTTGGTATTCGCCCGCCGGTAAAGAAAAAGCGCATTCAGCCGGAAGATGCTGAATGTGGTTTATTGCAGCTGCAATGCGAAAAGTGGTGGCTGCGCCGCCTGGTCAAATCCCGCAACATCATGCGGGAACATCTCGCCATTGCTATGGGGCAGGTGTCAAAACGTGCCAGCGCCTATTGCTCGTTCGACTGCCTGAACGAGTACCAAGCCCAGCAGAAGCGTAACTGGGAAGCCATCGAAAACATGGTGCTCTTCGACGAGGAAACCGGCGAAGAAGCGGAAATGAAAGACATGGTGCTGAAAAGCGTGGCGAACCCGGCAATCCGTCGTCATGAGCTGATGACCCGCACCCGTGGCTTTGAAGACATCGCCGATGCCATGGGCCTGTCCGGGTTATTCCTGACCCTGACCACTCCGGCCAAATACCACAACTCATACAAAAAGGGCGGATTCATCCCGCACTGGAACGGTGCCAGCCCGCGCCGGGCACAGGCAAACCTGAATAACACCTGGGCACGAATTCGCGCCAAATTAGACCGGGACGGTATTCGCTGGTTCGGGATCCGTACCGCCGAGCCACACCACGACGGCACGCCACATTGGCACATTCTGTTGTGGCTGAAAGAAGAGGATGTCGCGGCCGCCCGCGAAATCTTTATCGACTACGCCATTGCCGAAGACCGTGCAGAACTGCTGCCACGAAAGACCAAAAATCATGAATACGTCGGGCCGCTGGACTACCGTCCGCGCTGCGACGTGAAATACATCGATCCGGAGCTGGGCAGCGCCACAGGCTATATCGCCAAATACATCTCCAAGAACATCGACGGCTATGCCATGGATGGCGAAAAGGACGATGAAACCGGCGAAGACATCAAGGAAACAGCCAAGCATGTGACCGCCTGGAAAAGCCGCTGGAACATCCGCCAGTTTCAGTTCTTCGGTGGCGCACCGGTCACCACATACCGGGAGCTGCGCCGCTACGCCAACTTGGATAAAGCCAAGTTCATGGATTACTGCATGCAGCTCACCCGTAAAGAGCTGAATCGTATTTATGAAGACATGACCGCCGATCTACACGGCCCTCGCTTACCCGCCAACAGAATGAGCGGCAAAGCCCTGTTAACCCGCATCGGCAATGGCTATCAGCCGAAAGTGCAAAACCATGACGGCAGCATTTCAGAGACCATGCAATCAGCGGATGCCGGAAACTGGCAGGGCTACGTCATGGGGCAGGGCGGCCCGTTTGTTGCCCGTGAATCACTGCTGATCCGCAACGTCTATGAAGTCACGCCTTACGGTTCACCCTACGGTGAAGCCGTCAGCAAAATTCAGGGATTCCAGGCTGCAGGTGAAGTCGTCAAAACCCGTCTTCGCACCTGGACGATTATGAAGAAATCCGAGTTGACCGAAGAAGCCGAAGCGGGGGCTCTTGCTCTTTCTGGCAGCTCCGCTGCCTCTCGGAGTTCTGTCAATAACTGTACGCAGTCCGATCCCGTCTCTGAGAAAGGGACGTTAGAGGACGCAGTATCGAGAATTGTCGATATTCGAGCCCTTGGCGACGCCGTTCCGGCCGGAATAGAAGACCGTACCTTTGATGTACTGCTGCGCGGCGGCAATGTCGCGGTTGGCGATGGCCGCAGCATCAAGTTACGCGGTGGCGAACTCGACGAAAACGGCAACCGCCGACCAATGCGGCTGATCGAGTTTGAACATGAGCCCGATGATCTGAACTGGCTCAACTTTGAAGGCTGGCCAGAAGACATGGAAACAGCAGCGCCGGCTGAAACCAGCACCACTCACCAACAACCCCAGCTGTCCCCGATCCCGGAACCGGATTGGGAAGACGACGGCTACCCACTTATCTAA
- a CDS encoding Rha family transcriptional regulator — protein sequence MASLQIAVDAPFCTRKEFLRRTGWSSSSLDRAIAAGDIPILPKKGERGSVLINMVKVAEHCAEQKV from the coding sequence ATGGCAAGTCTTCAAATAGCGGTCGACGCACCTTTTTGCACGAGAAAAGAGTTCCTTAGACGTACTGGCTGGTCTTCATCTTCCCTCGATCGCGCCATTGCTGCCGGTGATATCCCAATCCTTCCGAAAAAGGGTGAACGCGGTTCGGTACTCATCAACATGGTGAAGGTCGCTGAGCACTGTGCGGAGCAGAAGGTATGA
- a CDS encoding YkgJ family cysteine cluster protein — MECRLGCGACCIAPSISTPIPGMPTGKPAGVRCIQLNEKNLCKLFGQPERPAVCHQFKPCPDLCGSTNQQALTNITELENMT; from the coding sequence ATGGAGTGTCGATTAGGTTGTGGGGCTTGTTGTATCGCGCCGAGCATTTCGACGCCAATTCCGGGAATGCCAACAGGCAAACCTGCCGGTGTCCGTTGTATTCAGCTGAATGAAAAAAACCTGTGCAAGCTGTTTGGTCAACCAGAACGCCCCGCAGTTTGCCATCAGTTCAAGCCGTGTCCGGATCTATGCGGCAGTACCAACCAGCAGGCGCTGACCAATATTACCGAGTTGGAAAACATGACCTGA
- a CDS encoding DNA cytosine methyltransferase: MIKAVDLFCGAGGLTHGLQKAGINVVAGYDIEASCRYAYEKNNRAVFLQKSVTDITVEEFEHYYQGAEVRVLAGCAPCQPFSSYNKKSKEENEKDERWNLLKVFGNHVATVRPEIVTMENVPRLVNQRVFNEFVDELIELGYSISFKVVYCPDYGMPQSRSRLVLLASRLGEIKLIEPTHSKQSHVTLKEAIGHLPSVNAGEVHPDDRLHRAARMSPLNMARIKASRPGGTWQDWPEELVANCHKKSSGSSYSAVYGRMSWDKVGSTITTQCIGFGNGRFGHPEQNRAITLREAALLQSFPDDYDFWPQGVKFEMRPVAKMIGNAVPVRLGEIVGESILKHLREIDKKSA; encoded by the coding sequence GTGATTAAAGCGGTTGACTTATTTTGTGGGGCAGGGGGGCTTACTCATGGCCTGCAAAAGGCAGGTATTAATGTTGTTGCTGGCTATGATATAGAAGCATCATGTCGCTATGCGTATGAAAAAAATAATCGTGCTGTTTTTCTACAAAAGAGTGTAACAGATATCACCGTTGAGGAATTTGAACATTACTATCAAGGTGCTGAAGTACGGGTATTAGCCGGCTGTGCTCCATGCCAACCATTTTCCTCATACAATAAAAAAAGTAAGGAAGAGAATGAAAAGGATGAGCGTTGGAACTTACTAAAAGTATTTGGTAACCATGTAGCGACAGTTCGGCCTGAAATTGTAACTATGGAGAATGTTCCTCGCTTGGTTAATCAGCGTGTATTTAATGAATTCGTTGATGAACTGATAGAGTTAGGCTATAGCATTTCATTTAAAGTTGTTTATTGTCCTGATTACGGGATGCCACAATCAAGATCTAGACTCGTGTTACTTGCATCAAGGCTTGGAGAGATTAAACTAATTGAGCCAACACACTCAAAGCAAAGTCATGTGACATTAAAAGAAGCCATAGGACATTTACCTTCAGTAAATGCTGGCGAAGTGCACCCTGATGATAGGTTACACAGGGCTGCAAGAATGTCACCTTTGAATATGGCAAGGATTAAAGCATCTAGGCCTGGCGGTACATGGCAGGACTGGCCTGAAGAACTTGTAGCAAACTGTCACAAGAAGTCGTCTGGTAGTTCATACTCAGCTGTTTATGGGCGCATGAGCTGGGATAAAGTAGGCTCAACGATTACAACTCAATGCATTGGTTTTGGGAATGGTCGATTTGGTCACCCTGAACAAAATAGGGCAATCACACTTCGTGAGGCCGCTTTGCTCCAGTCCTTCCCTGATGATTATGACTTCTGGCCACAGGGTGTGAAGTTTGAGATGCGACCAGTTGCTAAAATGATTGGTAATGCTGTCCCTGTTAGATTAGGTGAAATAGTCGGTGAAAGCATTCTAAAACACCTCAGAGAAATTGATAAAAAAAGCGCCTAA
- a CDS encoding ATP-binding protein codes for MTSIEKTDISEVSSSDGYEIKLDMNVLNHLGMSLYSNTPAVLTEIISNAWDADADEVSIQLKSKGENNVCEVIIEDDGHGMSESDIKNKFLKVGYARRKDNRELSDHKNRQVMGRKGIGKLAMFSLANKIQVTSKSEYSSAISFEIDVEQLIHNIDKGEAYEAKKVDLPFDKDKGTVIKLLDLKKSIDKTESYLRKRLARRFSVIGESHNFKVKVNDTYISTHDRNYLSELQFLWEIGSTDKKRKNACKKLKESEVLDGEIEFQGATYDVRGYIGSVKTPSVLKDDIEISNNTITVMANGRVFDEDILPEFGSAKHFTNYLVGELVIDFLDDNNHPDMATSSRQKLQQNDPRYPVIKEFFKKTLNDISSQWDVWRALHGTKEEEDKNPALKSWLTGLTSREQKAARDVIGKVSTMSFSGSKSEQQESKKTILKNTILGFEKLRVKGNINQLEKISSLNSEAFHSIFTSIDDIESSMFYEITSQRLSVIEKFGKLTDNNQRELERTVQNYLFDHLWLLDPSWERVTGESVIEQTLTNELKSLDPSAESGARVDIAYKTISGKHVIIEMKRPTPASQLPKFERLFEQGEKYIQATQEWYYQHPDSCPGGHGNVPEIEIIFLLGANYDLPQFRFDMYRNRLKAMNGKVMTYGDLIIQSTQAYDEYLQKRKDVKKIQDLIDEL; via the coding sequence ATGACTAGTATTGAGAAAACCGATATCTCTGAGGTTTCATCATCTGATGGATACGAAATAAAGTTAGACATGAATGTTCTCAACCATTTGGGAATGAGTTTATATTCTAATACACCCGCAGTGTTAACAGAAATAATATCTAATGCTTGGGATGCTGACGCTGATGAGGTTTCCATTCAGCTAAAATCAAAAGGTGAAAATAATGTTTGTGAGGTTATCATTGAGGATGATGGCCATGGTATGTCTGAGTCAGATATCAAAAATAAATTTTTAAAAGTTGGATATGCCAGGCGAAAAGATAATCGCGAGCTAAGTGATCACAAGAACCGACAAGTTATGGGTAGGAAAGGCATTGGGAAACTTGCTATGTTTTCCCTTGCTAACAAGATTCAGGTTACTTCTAAATCAGAATATTCTTCAGCGATCTCTTTTGAAATTGATGTAGAACAACTTATTCATAACATTGATAAAGGCGAAGCATACGAAGCAAAGAAAGTCGATTTACCTTTTGACAAAGATAAAGGAACTGTTATCAAACTACTTGACCTCAAGAAGTCAATTGATAAAACAGAAAGTTACTTAAGAAAACGGCTGGCTAGGCGCTTTAGTGTCATTGGGGAAAGTCACAATTTTAAAGTCAAAGTTAATGATACTTACATTAGCACTCATGATAGAAACTACCTCAGTGAACTGCAATTTCTGTGGGAAATTGGATCTACTGATAAAAAAAGAAAAAATGCATGTAAAAAATTGAAAGAATCTGAAGTTCTAGATGGTGAAATAGAGTTTCAGGGTGCTACATATGATGTCAGAGGATATATTGGTAGCGTTAAAACTCCGAGCGTTTTAAAAGATGATATAGAAATATCCAATAATACAATTACAGTCATGGCAAATGGCAGAGTTTTTGATGAGGATATTTTACCTGAATTTGGAAGTGCCAAGCACTTTACAAATTATCTGGTTGGTGAATTAGTTATAGACTTCCTGGACGACAATAACCACCCTGATATGGCAACATCATCTCGCCAAAAACTGCAACAAAACGATCCAAGATATCCCGTTATCAAAGAGTTTTTCAAGAAGACGTTGAATGATATTAGCTCTCAATGGGATGTTTGGAGAGCTCTTCATGGAACTAAAGAAGAAGAAGATAAAAACCCAGCTCTTAAATCGTGGTTAACTGGTTTAACTTCTCGAGAGCAAAAGGCTGCTAGAGATGTAATTGGGAAAGTAAGCACAATGAGTTTTTCCGGTTCCAAGTCCGAGCAGCAAGAATCAAAGAAAACCATCCTCAAAAACACTATATTGGGGTTTGAGAAGCTTCGAGTTAAAGGGAATATCAATCAACTTGAAAAGATTTCATCTCTAAATTCAGAGGCATTCCATAGTATTTTTACTTCAATAGATGATATTGAATCTAGCATGTTTTATGAGATTACATCTCAACGTTTAAGTGTAATAGAAAAATTCGGTAAGCTCACTGACAACAACCAGCGTGAGTTAGAAAGAACAGTACAAAATTACTTATTTGATCACTTGTGGCTTCTAGATCCATCATGGGAAAGGGTCACAGGAGAGAGTGTTATAGAGCAAACACTAACAAATGAACTAAAGAGCCTGGATCCAAGCGCAGAGTCTGGTGCAAGAGTTGATATAGCCTACAAAACAATTTCTGGGAAGCATGTTATTATTGAAATGAAGCGGCCAACTCCTGCCTCTCAACTACCAAAATTTGAGCGTCTTTTTGAGCAGGGAGAGAAATATATTCAAGCAACTCAGGAGTGGTATTACCAACATCCAGACAGTTGTCCTGGTGGTCATGGCAACGTACCAGAGATAGAAATAATTTTTCTATTGGGGGCCAATTATGACTTGCCTCAGTTCAGGTTTGATATGTATAGAAATAGATTGAAAGCTATGAATGGGAAAGTTATGACATACGGTGACTTAATTATTCAATCAACACAAGCATATGATGAATACTTACAGAAAAGAAAAGATGTTAAAAAAATTCAAGATCTTATAGATGAGTTATAA
- a CDS encoding BRCT domain-containing protein, with protein MELQKEVICTYLCQRQKLSIQRLFNPKLIVNKHDEPTHIQGWCAVNAAPRTLRVDRILDIHDSLEAARDFFAETRDGLKANGIEFKAPQPTRLSSPDTMDVCFTGFSKSDKSELTTIATEKSMLVRQSVTKHLNILCYGSNAGPKKLEKALEQGVMILNRQQFEELAETGEIPEEI; from the coding sequence ATGGAGCTGCAAAAAGAAGTCATTTGTACTTATCTTTGCCAACGTCAAAAGTTATCGATTCAACGACTTTTTAACCCAAAGTTAATCGTTAACAAACATGATGAGCCAACTCATATTCAAGGGTGGTGCGCTGTCAACGCTGCCCCTAGAACTCTTCGAGTAGATCGCATTTTAGATATCCATGATTCTTTGGAGGCAGCAAGAGATTTTTTTGCGGAAACCAGAGATGGGTTAAAGGCCAATGGAATTGAATTTAAAGCGCCTCAACCTACACGCCTATCCAGCCCTGACACAATGGACGTTTGCTTTACTGGATTTTCTAAAAGCGATAAATCAGAATTAACAACTATAGCGACAGAAAAGAGCATGTTGGTGCGTCAAAGTGTAACTAAACACCTCAATATTCTATGCTATGGCAGCAACGCCGGCCCTAAAAAGCTAGAGAAAGCTCTTGAACAAGGTGTAATGATACTCAATCGTCAACAATTTGAAGAATTAGCTGAAACTGGTGAAATCCCGGAGGAAATATAA
- a CDS encoding YcgN family cysteine cluster protein: MVHFWQEKDLKEMTDQEWESLCDGCGKCCLHKLIDDETDEIYYTNVACSLLDDQTCSCKDYPNRFASGEECLKLTRERIDEFVWLPETCAYRLLAEGKSLPEWHPLLTGSKEAMHKADESVRNKVVYEIDVIDWEDHILNHPLRG; the protein is encoded by the coding sequence ATGGTACATTTTTGGCAAGAGAAAGATCTGAAAGAAATGACGGATCAGGAATGGGAGTCTTTGTGCGATGGCTGCGGCAAGTGCTGCCTGCATAAGTTGATCGATGATGAGACGGATGAAATCTACTACACCAACGTCGCCTGTAGTCTGCTTGATGATCAAACCTGCTCTTGCAAAGATTACCCGAACCGTTTTGCGTCTGGTGAAGAGTGCCTGAAGCTGACGCGTGAACGAATTGATGAGTTTGTCTGGCTGCCGGAAACCTGCGCCTATCGTCTGCTGGCAGAAGGCAAGTCCCTGCCTGAGTGGCATCCGCTGTTAACCGGCTCGAAAGAAGCGATGCATAAAGCCGATGAGTCCGTGCGCAATAAAGTGGTGTACGAGATTGATGTGATCGACTGGGAAGACCACATTCTGAATCACCCATTGCGAGGCTAG
- a CDS encoding DNA cytosine methyltransferase, producing the protein MLLPGEIVVDNFAGGGGASTGMEMGLNRHVDVAINHDPPAIDMHKMNHPETKHYCESVWDVDPVEACAGRPVGLAWFSPDCKHFSKAKGGRPVDKNIRGLAWVTIRWAALVPVRILMLENVEEFMSWGPCVEVSPGKFKPCPERSGETFDAFIKVLTTGLNPEHPAWPEIYDALGDHFPYHMIESGLGYEVEFRTLSACDYGAPTTRKRFFMIARNDGAPIQWPEPTHGPEGSGLQPYRTAADIIDWSIPVKSIFGRKRPLAENTMKRIAKGIQKFVVEAENPFVVPEAANIPFITEHANASSQRNMPADEPLRTICAQVKGGHFAVVTSSMIKLRGSNIGHGTDEPVHTISAGGNHIGELRAFLIKYYGTNYGHAMNEPVQTITTKHRFGLVTILGEDYQIVDIGMRMLEPHELFAAQGFPEGYQISHSSTGKKLSKASQVARCGNAVCPPVAQALVEANIGSNQLNEIAA; encoded by the coding sequence ATGCTTTTACCTGGTGAAATTGTTGTCGATAACTTTGCAGGCGGTGGCGGTGCTTCCACAGGAATGGAAATGGGCCTTAATCGGCATGTTGATGTCGCGATTAACCATGATCCTCCCGCAATTGATATGCACAAAATGAATCACCCTGAAACAAAGCATTATTGCGAGTCGGTCTGGGATGTCGATCCTGTGGAGGCTTGCGCTGGCCGCCCGGTTGGTTTGGCCTGGTTTTCTCCTGACTGCAAACACTTCTCAAAGGCCAAAGGTGGTCGCCCCGTCGACAAAAACATCCGCGGACTGGCTTGGGTCACTATTCGGTGGGCCGCGCTCGTTCCTGTCAGAATACTGATGCTGGAGAACGTCGAAGAGTTCATGTCCTGGGGGCCGTGTGTTGAGGTTTCGCCAGGTAAATTCAAGCCGTGCCCGGAGAGAAGTGGTGAAACCTTTGATGCGTTCATCAAGGTGCTGACAACCGGCTTAAACCCTGAACACCCTGCCTGGCCGGAAATTTATGACGCTCTTGGCGACCACTTTCCATACCACATGATAGAAAGTGGTTTGGGTTACGAGGTGGAATTCAGAACGCTTTCAGCCTGTGACTATGGTGCCCCAACAACCCGCAAGCGCTTCTTCATGATTGCGCGGAATGACGGCGCGCCAATCCAGTGGCCGGAACCAACACATGGCCCGGAAGGCAGCGGCCTGCAGCCGTACCGAACCGCAGCCGATATCATCGACTGGTCTATCCCTGTGAAATCCATCTTTGGCCGTAAGCGACCATTGGCTGAAAACACCATGAAGCGTATTGCCAAAGGGATCCAGAAATTCGTTGTTGAAGCAGAAAACCCGTTTGTGGTGCCCGAAGCGGCCAACATCCCATTCATTACTGAACATGCGAACGCAAGCAGCCAGAGGAACATGCCAGCTGACGAGCCGCTGAGAACTATTTGCGCCCAGGTAAAGGGTGGGCATTTTGCTGTGGTTACCAGCAGCATGATTAAGTTGCGCGGTTCGAATATCGGGCATGGTACTGATGAGCCGGTTCACACCATTTCAGCTGGCGGAAACCACATTGGCGAACTGCGTGCGTTCCTCATCAAGTACTACGGCACCAACTATGGCCATGCGATGAATGAGCCTGTGCAGACCATTACCACAAAGCACCGTTTTGGCCTGGTGACTATCCTCGGCGAAGACTATCAGATTGTCGATATCGGTATGCGGATGCTAGAGCCACATGAACTTTTTGCGGCCCAGGGGTTCCCCGAGGGCTATCAAATTTCGCACAGCAGCACCGGTAAAAAACTATCCAAGGCCAGCCAGGTCGCCCGTTGTGGCAATGCTGTGTGTCCGCCAGTGGCCCAGGCTTTGGTAGAAGCGAATATCGGCAGCAACCAACTCAATGAAATTGCGGCATAA
- a CDS encoding phage regulatory CII family protein, translating to MDANDSTFGFREVEQKAFDESCCAFANSENMTQIAKQIGMNPVILRNKLNPGNERHKLTAVELVKISKVSGNYCIANSLLFSLGMVGAKVPAEGEQRSLIQRALENSVHAGEISRLALENGGDIRLPRSKRNEYLERAHSSVRNLVLLISDLENRSAGMQPLVSAGVDFVTSGMPLPGLA from the coding sequence ATGGACGCAAACGACTCAACGTTCGGATTTCGTGAGGTCGAACAAAAGGCATTTGACGAGTCTTGCTGTGCATTTGCGAATTCAGAAAACATGACGCAAATCGCAAAGCAGATTGGCATGAACCCGGTAATCCTGCGCAACAAGCTGAACCCGGGTAACGAGCGGCACAAGCTCACCGCGGTAGAGCTGGTGAAAATCAGCAAAGTCAGCGGCAACTACTGCATCGCCAATAGCCTTTTGTTCAGCCTCGGCATGGTTGGCGCCAAAGTGCCGGCCGAAGGCGAGCAGCGCAGCCTGATTCAGCGAGCGCTGGAAAACTCAGTTCACGCCGGGGAAATCTCCCGGCTGGCGCTGGAAAACGGCGGCGACATCCGTTTGCCCCGCTCCAAGCGCAACGAATACCTGGAACGCGCACACAGCAGCGTTCGCAACCTCGTTTTACTCATCAGTGATCTGGAAAACCGCAGCGCTGGCATGCAGCCGCTTGTATCCGCAGGCGTCGATTTTGTCACCAGCGGCATGCCGCTACCCGGATTGGCATAA
- a CDS encoding tyrosine-type recombinase/integrase has product MSVRNLKDGSKKPWLCDCYPNGRNGNRVRKRFATKGEALAYEKYLLKETEDKPWLGDKPERRSLLDMIHLWHRRHGQALAHAKYTLRKLEVMAHGMGDPIYTQFTAKMFTEYREKRLAGEIPDLNHRKVAVSLRTCNNEQDLLNAVIVELIRMEEWKGPNPLTTVRQFKLHEQEMDFLTTDEIRELLVQAKSKNAHRDMLKVIKISLATGARFQEVASLTGAHLSKFKITFTKTKGKKNRTVPISPELYQEIYKEGSEPLFSIGYSTAYRFIVKHVPRLEGQSFHVLRHTFASHFMMNGGNIIVLQRILGHSDIKQTMRYAHFAPDHLEDAVTKNPLSRL; this is encoded by the coding sequence ATGTCAGTTCGAAATTTAAAAGACGGCAGCAAGAAACCCTGGCTCTGCGACTGTTATCCCAACGGTCGCAATGGCAACCGGGTACGCAAGCGCTTCGCTACCAAGGGCGAGGCGCTTGCCTATGAAAAGTATCTGCTGAAAGAGACGGAAGACAAGCCCTGGCTGGGCGATAAGCCCGAACGCCGGAGCCTACTGGATATGATTCACCTGTGGCACCGTCGCCACGGCCAAGCACTGGCCCACGCAAAGTACACCCTGCGTAAACTGGAAGTGATGGCCCATGGTATGGGCGACCCTATCTACACCCAGTTCACCGCCAAAATGTTTACGGAATACCGGGAAAAACGCCTGGCCGGGGAAATCCCGGATTTGAATCACCGCAAGGTGGCGGTGTCACTGCGTACCTGTAACAACGAGCAAGATTTGCTGAATGCGGTGATTGTTGAACTCATCCGGATGGAAGAGTGGAAAGGCCCGAACCCGTTAACCACGGTCCGCCAGTTCAAATTGCATGAACAGGAAATGGACTTTCTGACAACGGATGAGATTAGGGAGTTACTGGTTCAGGCCAAGAGCAAGAACGCTCATCGGGATATGCTAAAGGTGATCAAAATTAGCCTGGCCACCGGCGCCCGCTTTCAGGAAGTTGCCAGTTTAACCGGCGCTCACCTCAGCAAGTTCAAGATCACGTTCACCAAAACCAAGGGCAAGAAAAACCGAACGGTGCCGATCAGCCCGGAGCTGTATCAGGAAATCTACAAGGAAGGTTCTGAGCCGCTATTCAGCATCGGCTATTCAACGGCGTATCGGTTCATCGTCAAGCATGTGCCCCGGCTGGAAGGCCAGTCGTTCCACGTGCTGCGCCACACTTTCGCCAGCCACTTCATGATGAACGGCGGCAACATCATCGTCTTGCAGCGAATCCTGGGTCACAGCGACATCAAGCAAACAATGCGCTATGCTCACTTTGCCCCCGATCACCTCGAAGATGCAGTCACAAAAAATCCCCTATCCCGGCTCTAA